The DNA segment TACAACCGCGGGGGCGGGCTGTTTTTTAGAAAAGACCGGAAGACCCGGGGCGTGCTTTTTGTTAAGCCGGGCAATCGCCTGAACCTGGCCTTCAGCTATGTGAATCATGAGATCCGGGAAGGAGAGCTGCAGCGGTTTTCAAAAACCGAAAAGACACTGAATCCCCTGGAAATCAAATCCTCGGACACCCCGATCGCCGCACCGGACTATGCAGGGCACAAGCGGACGGAAGATGGTGAAAAATATCCCATGTGGCTTGTCGCGGATATTGAAAAGATTGAGCAGGCGAGAATGCAGGAAGAAAATGCCGCAGAGCCCGGAAAGGCGGGTGAATCCGGGGCGCCTGCGCAATCCCCGGCCGCTGAATCCTTATCAGAGACTGAACCATCATCCGACAGGTCAGTACCGGAGCAGACAGCGCCCGCAGTTCAACCTGAAACCTCTGCCAAAACTCCGGACGATTCCTGGAAATCCCGCAAGGCAGATATCAAGGAGCGCCTCGAGTATTTAAAAGAGCTCTATGAGTCGGATCTGATCGATGCGCAGGAGTATGAGGCCCAGAAAAAGAAGCTGCTTGAGCAGCTGGAGTTAAAATAAGCCTTGCGCCGGTATTATTCCTGGACCATCAGATTCAGGGTCTCGATGTATTCCGGATCTTCCGTATCAATGATGGCAATGATGTGCTTGTGCATGCGGCGCTTGTGCTCCCCGAAGATGCCGCGTTTTTTGTCAAAGGAGCGGGCAAAAGTCATGGTTTCGGCCATCAGGTGTTCGGCATTGTCGCAGGCCTTTTCAATTACATGATGGGCCTCAAGCTCGGGTGCGGTGGCCCGGCGGCCGGTCAGCTTGAGTTCATTGAATTTATACTGGGGAATCGCCTTTTCGACAAACGCATCCATGCCCGGCAGAAAGGGAATCCCCAGATCCACCTCGGGAAAACAGAAAAATCCGCGGTCTGACTTCATGAACCGGAAGTCGCAGGCGCAGGACAGGATAGCACCGTTTCCAAAGGCATGGCCGTTAATCGCGGCAATGGTGGGCACGGGCGCGAGCAGCAGTTTTTTAAATACCGCGTCCATCCCGTACATAAAGTCTTTGATCAGCTGGGAATCCTCGGCGGCAAAGCGCTCCCCCAGCCATTGGACGTCAATGCCGTTGGAAAAGAACTTTTCATCCGCGCTGGTCAGTACTATGGCTTTGATATCTTCGTCAGCCATTGCCTCATCAATAACGCCATTCATTGCCTCAGCAAATGCCAGGTTCTGAAGGTTCTGGCTGTTGTTCATTTTTATAATGGCCACGGTTTTATCTTTTTCCCAGAATGCGACTGCCATGATATCCTCCGTTTTTCACTTGCGCTTAAAGATGTGGGATCTTTGCCCTTATATATGCTAAAATTTAAATTTAGGTAAAAATAGTTTGCAAACCGGATTTTTGTCGAATATGGCAAAAAGCCGGTGTGATTGCAACCAAAAGCTGATTCAAACCCTGACAGTAGCCCTCGCGAACAGGAGATGCGATGATTTTTGCCTACGTAACGCTTGTGTTTATTTTTTTGGGTATTGTTTTATGGGGAGTAGCGGCGTTTGTGGACAGTCGCGCCCGGCGGATGAAAAGCGCGCACCGCCGAAAATACCAGACGGCCGCCCGCTGCCTGGGTATTGCAGCCAAGATCAGCCTGCTGCTCTGCGCTTTGTCTTTTGTTGTCGCCTATATCATGATCCAGGGCGCGCAGGGATAACCCGCTGAATATGGGGATTTTAATGTTAAACGCCGCCGCTGTTTTACTGACAGTTGTTTTTCTTTATATCTTCTTTATTGAACGCTTCATCATCCGGGTCAATTATTATCAGATCCTGGTTCCCCATCTGCCGAAGGCTTTTGCGGGTTTTCGCATGGTCCAGCTCTCCGATCTTCACTATGGGCTGCTGCAGCCGCTTTTAACCGCTAAATATGCCGTCTGGCGCGCCAACCGTTTAAATGGGGATATTATCGTATGCACGGGCGATTATGTGCTGGAGACAAACAGCCATAAACGCATTGACCGCATCTGGCACATACTGGCCCGGCTTTATGCGCCTGAAGGCGTATACTCAGTGCTGGGCAACCATGATCACTGGGCGGACACGGCCCGCTCTATTGAATGGCTGGATCAAACCGGTCAGAACCTTAGAGGGCAGAAAAAGGTATTTGAGCGTGCCGGTGAAAAACTGTGGCTTGCTGGTGGCGGCGATCTCTGGGAGGACCATATGGATTTTGATGAGCTTCTATCCGGGATTCCGGAAAATGATTGTCGAATTGTGCTTGCCCATAACCCGGACAGCGCGGATACGGCGTTTAATCAGCGGATTGACCTGATGATCGCCGGCCATACCCATGGCGGACAATTTGTGCTGCCTCTTTTCGGGCCGCCCTCGAATCCGGTGGAAAATAAAACCTATACCAGCGGTCTTAAAAAGTCGAAAAGCGGCGGGCGGGTGTTTATTTCCAAAGGGATCGGCTGGGGGACGATACCGGTAAGACTGGCCTGTTTCCCGGAAATCGCCGTACTTGAGCTTTTCCCGGATGAGGCGTCTGACTGAAGGCGCCCGCCTGCCTGCCATGGTTCTTTCCGGACTATCCGCCGCATTTTTATCGGATGAAACAGTTGAAATGCGGATTATGGTTTTTATACTTTATTTATAAGCGATTGCCAAAAAGCCATTTTCATAATCAATGGCAGGGGCCGACTGAGCCACGGTGAATTTGTTCTGGCGAACAACCCCATAACCATGGGGTTTCTCGCATGTGAGGTCGGCACGGTGGCCGACCCTACAAAATGTCGGCATTGTCGCGTAGGGCGGGCCACCGTGCCCGCCTGAAAAATAGATAGAACAAATTTACCGTGCCGACTGACCGGCTAATATTTTTTATATCACGATAAAAGGAGGCATCCTTATGACAAACCATATGGATTATTTTGACAGTTTATGCAAAATCAGCCGGGCGTTTGCCGCGGCTGAAAAACGGGACACGCTCCTTACGCGGATTGTCGAAAGTGCCGTTGATACCATGAATGCAAAAGCCGCCAGTCTTTTTCTTGAGGATTTGGAAACCAATACATTCGTGCCGGCCGCACAGACCGGATTGTCGCCTAATTACCTGCATGCCCCGCCGGAGAAGGCGGCTGAGCATTTGGATATCCTTAAAAAAGACGGCCATGTCTATATAAGGGATGCGACCACGGATGAGCGCTCGGCCAATCATGACGCTAAAGAGTCGGAAGGTATTAAATCCATTCTGGCGGTGCCGGTTATTATCAATAACCAGCTAATGGGGGTATTATCGCTCTATACAGCTGAAATTCGGGAGTTTAGTCCTGACGAGGTCAAATTTCTGACAGCATTGGCCGAGCAGGGCGGAATGGCCATTGACCGGGCCCGGCTGATTACCCAGCTGCGCCATAATGCCCGGATGTTCCGGGATCTGTCCGCCGGAATCAATGCCTCCCTGGACGTCGACGCGATATTGCGGGTGATGACCGAAGAGGTGGGCAAAGCCCTGAACGCCAAGGGGGCTACCATCCGACTGATTGATGGTAAAGAGAATAAGTTAGTGCTTCGCGCCAGCTACGGGTTGAGCGATACCTATCTGAACAAAGGGGATGTGTCCGAGGACAAGGGCGTTGTCGAGGCGATGAACGGCAAGACCACTATTATCAATGATGTTTCCGCTGCTGACGGCATCAAATACCTGAAAGAAAAACAGAAGGAGGGAATTGTCACGATTCTTGCCGTGCCTGTCTGTGTAAAACACGATGTGATCGGCGTTCTGCGGCTTTATTTCGGCGCCCGTCGCCAGTTCTATGAGGATGAAATCATGATGGTTGAGGCCCTTGGCCATCAGGGGGGCCTGGCCATTCAAAACGCTAACTGTTATTTGCAGCTGGAAAGGGGGATGAAGGGCTTTAATGAGGATGCTCGGGGGAAACGGCGCTGATAAGAAGGCTGGTGGTAAGGAAATTCTTTCGAATTATTTAAAATTCTTTGGGGGCATCGCACAAATAGGGTTGGCCGGGGTGATCATGGGCGTCTTTTTTTTAAGCCCCCAGTCAACTGCCGCACAGGATAAATCCCATGCGGTGTTGGGCCAAACTGCTTTGAATCAGCACCCGCCTTCTGAAGCAAATACGCAATACTCTGATAAATTTTCACATTCGGCGCCCTTGGGAACCGGCTGGAGGGCCATGTTTGCACCGGGGACTCACCTTTATCCCGTTCATCTGGCAGATCCCCTGCATCCCGTCACAGCTTTGAATGCGGTTAGATACGGGGATACGGAGATTCCCAATGCAGGCGAGAATCGGTATGTATTTCGGATTGGAGGGCGGCTGGGGCTGCTTCGCATATCCCCGGCCGACGATTTGAACCGCGGCATTCAACTCAATATCCACGGCACCTTTCTCGGCATGTTTGACCGGGAGCATTCTTTGGACAATATCGGCTGGGATGGTTTGTACGGCATTGATTTAACCTGGCGCAATGCCGATGGATACGCCCTGAAATTCGGTTTGAACCATGATTCCAGCCATGTCGGGGATGAATTCGCCGAGCGCACCGGCATCCGGCGGGTCGATTATACCCGGCAGGAATACGTGCTGGGGCTTAGTTTTCCCATATGGCGGGATTTTCGGGGTTATGGGGAAGCCGGCTGGGCGTTTGATCTCCGAAATGAAGATTTGCAGGAGAAATGGCGCGGGCAGGCCGGGCTGGAATATGTGAATGCAGACTGCCTCTGGGGCGGGCGGATGGGCTTTTATGCGGCCCTGGATCTGACCGCCTATGAGGAATCGGACTGGGAGCCGGATATCACCGCGCAGACCGGACTGATGATTCCCGTGCAGCGCATCAACCGAAACTTTCGAATCGGGCTGGAATACCGGGACGGCCGATCGCTTATCGGTGAATTTTCAAGATTTGAGGAGACTTACTTGGCCTGGGGCTTTTGGATTGATTTGTGATATGCTTTGTCCCGGGCGTTAAAAGTTTTCAAAATTTTCGGGTGAAATGCTGCGGTTTCCGGCTTCAATTTCCTTGATCATCCGGATGACCTTATCATTGACCGGCACAGGCACATTAAGCTTTCTGGCCTTATCCGTAATATATCCGTTCAAATAATCAATTTCCGTCGGTTTGCCGCGCTCAAGGGATTGGAGGCTGGATGATTTGAGCCGGCGGTATTTAAAACCGATCAGCCGGATCATCAGGTGCCGCCGCAATTGGGCTAAAGTGCCGGAGCCGGCCATAAACCGGTAATAGTTCATTCTTCCGCCGAGGGTTTCTACATGTAAATCCATGGCATCTGCAACAGCCATGGCCTCATGCATGATGTCGATAAAAATATTCCGGATTTTCCGGTCCGCCAGCATCTGGCCCATGTAAAGGCCGCATATGGCGCCTAAAGAGGTAATACAGGAATTGACGATCAGCTTGGCGTAGAGACTGCCCAGGATATTTTCTGAAATATGGCAGGGCACCACCTGATCAAAAATTTCTTTTATGGCTTGGAGCTTCGGTTCGGGGCGCTTGTCTAAGGTGCCGATAATAAACTCGCCGCCGGAAGTCATTTCCAGTTCTCCTGGAGAATTCATGGTGGCGCCCCAGCCCACTACGCATCCGATCACCCGGTCGTGGCCCACCACCTCACCAAGGGTTTCCTCGCAGATGCCGTTCTGCAAAGACACCACCAGGGTGTCCGGGGTCAGCAAAGGAAGCAGCGCCCGGGCGGCCGGCACCAGATCCGTGGCTTTGGTGGCCAAAAGGATCAGATCCTTATCCGCCTTCATATCCTTGATTTCTGAAACAGCGGGCATCGGTACCCAATGATCACCGCAGAATCCCTGTATATGCAGCCCGTTTTCATTGGTTTGACGGGCAACATTTTCATACTTGCACACAATTTCAACATCATAGCCGGCCTGCCTGATCAGGGCGGCGGTGATACCCCCGATGGCGCCGGCCCCGATAACCCCGATGCGCGGGTTGGTCCAGGACATGTAACCTCCTTGTTATTATTTACACCAAATACGTAAAAATAGAATAAACTGGAGAAAAGGTCAATCAGGGAAACGCATTCAAGACACACGGCAAATGGGTATTTTTAAAAATCGCTTTATTTGTTAGCATAGTTCATGTGAAGATGGAGAGTATTTTATATATAAAGGAGATGCAGCTATGAAAATTGCGATCAGTTCCACCGGGCAATCTTTGCAGGATTCCTTAGATCCGAGATTCGGCCGATGCGCCGGTTTTGTCATCTATGATTCAGACAGTCAGACCAGTTCTTTTTTGAGCAATTCGCAGCAGCAAAACCTGCCTGGCGGAGCGGGTATTCAAGTCGCGAAAATGATCGCCAACGAAGGTGTGGATGTAATTATTACGGGGCAGATTGGTCCGAAAGCCATGCAGGCGCTTTCCCAAACGCAAATCCAGGTCTTTTCCAGTTCCGCAGGGACCGTGCAGGAGGCGGTTGAGGCCTGGCAGCGCAATCAACTGCCGCCTATATCAACCGCAACCGGCCAGCCCGGATCTGGTATGGGAATGGGCGGCGGTGGGGGCAAGCGCGGGCGCGGCCCGGGACAGGGCGGCCGCGGCATGGGCGGCGGTGCACGCGGCCGGGGTCCCGGCCAGGGCGGACAAGGCCTTGGCGGTGGCGGACAGGGTAAGGGTCCGGGTCAAGGCGGCCGGGGTCAAGGCGGCGGGGGTGGAGCCTAATCGTACTCAGTCCCGCGTTTCTAAGTAACTTCACGGGTTTTAGGTATTAGGTGATAGGTATCAGGTATTAGGTGTAAAACTCAAGGTTTCAGTGTTCAGGCTTGCAAAAATTTTAGTTCGCTCGCAAAATATTTCCTGAAACCTGAAACCTGAAACCTATTATTCGTTCTCTCCCTCTCAGACTCAGTAGGGCGGATAAGCGATAGCGCATCCGCCAAATGACTCGTAATCGTACTCGAAAAAATCAAAAGCCGATTACGAGTACGAGTACGAGAACGAGTACGAGTACGAATCAGCAGAGATTGAATTTTTAACAAATTTATATCATTAAGTTATTTTTAGCCCGGTCCCGGACGTACGGCCCGGGGGGAATACTTCCGAAAGTGACGGGGGTCTCGAATACATCGGAAAAATGTTCAATAAATGTTGAAACCACTGTCTCCATGGGGATCTCGCGACCAAGTATATCCGCCATTGACGCGGCTTTTCGATCCGTAAACCCGCATGGATTGATAAAGGCATAATGCACCATATCCGGGGCC comes from the Desulfobacterales bacterium genome and includes:
- a CDS encoding SHOCT domain-containing protein, with product MKRCYVLVVCLLSAAMISGCSTRWVQSPVVDEKKLTVSLEHRVVKGEIAQKQFNHPYDMDSRDLKILLARLDYLEAPAFYGDPETRPVFQKEEIERLVPALTAALDRAAPHQRVRFVSYNRGGGLFFRKDRKTRGVLFVKPGNRLNLAFSYVNHEIREGELQRFSKTEKTLNPLEIKSSDTPIAAPDYAGHKRTEDGEKYPMWLVADIEKIEQARMQEENAAEPGKAGESGAPAQSPAAESLSETEPSSDRSVPEQTAPAVQPETSAKTPDDSWKSRKADIKERLEYLKELYESDLIDAQEYEAQKKKLLEQLELK
- a CDS encoding enoyl-CoA hydratase/isomerase family protein, which encodes MAVAFWEKDKTVAIIKMNNSQNLQNLAFAEAMNGVIDEAMADEDIKAIVLTSADEKFFSNGIDVQWLGERFAAEDSQLIKDFMYGMDAVFKKLLLAPVPTIAAINGHAFGNGAILSCACDFRFMKSDRGFFCFPEVDLGIPFLPGMDAFVEKAIPQYKFNELKLTGRRATAPELEAHHVIEKACDNAEHLMAETMTFARSFDKKRGIFGEHKRRMHKHIIAIIDTEDPEYIETLNLMVQE
- a CDS encoding metallophosphoesterase translates to MLNAAAVLLTVVFLYIFFIERFIIRVNYYQILVPHLPKAFAGFRMVQLSDLHYGLLQPLLTAKYAVWRANRLNGDIIVCTGDYVLETNSHKRIDRIWHILARLYAPEGVYSVLGNHDHWADTARSIEWLDQTGQNLRGQKKVFERAGEKLWLAGGGDLWEDHMDFDELLSGIPENDCRIVLAHNPDSADTAFNQRIDLMIAGHTHGGQFVLPLFGPPSNPVENKTYTSGLKKSKSGGRVFISKGIGWGTIPVRLACFPEIAVLELFPDEASD
- a CDS encoding GAF domain-containing protein; its protein translation is MTNHMDYFDSLCKISRAFAAAEKRDTLLTRIVESAVDTMNAKAASLFLEDLETNTFVPAAQTGLSPNYLHAPPEKAAEHLDILKKDGHVYIRDATTDERSANHDAKESEGIKSILAVPVIINNQLMGVLSLYTAEIREFSPDEVKFLTALAEQGGMAIDRARLITQLRHNARMFRDLSAGINASLDVDAILRVMTEEVGKALNAKGATIRLIDGKENKLVLRASYGLSDTYLNKGDVSEDKGVVEAMNGKTTIINDVSAADGIKYLKEKQKEGIVTILAVPVCVKHDVIGVLRLYFGARRQFYEDEIMMVEALGHQGGLAIQNANCYLQLERGMKGFNEDARGKRR
- a CDS encoding DUF1207 domain-containing protein; translated protein: MFAPGTHLYPVHLADPLHPVTALNAVRYGDTEIPNAGENRYVFRIGGRLGLLRISPADDLNRGIQLNIHGTFLGMFDREHSLDNIGWDGLYGIDLTWRNADGYALKFGLNHDSSHVGDEFAERTGIRRVDYTRQEYVLGLSFPIWRDFRGYGEAGWAFDLRNEDLQEKWRGQAGLEYVNADCLWGGRMGFYAALDLTAYEESDWEPDITAQTGLMIPVQRINRNFRIGLEYRDGRSLIGEFSRFEETYLAWGFWIDL
- a CDS encoding 2-dehydropantoate 2-reductase; this translates as MSWTNPRIGVIGAGAIGGITAALIRQAGYDVEIVCKYENVARQTNENGLHIQGFCGDHWVPMPAVSEIKDMKADKDLILLATKATDLVPAARALLPLLTPDTLVVSLQNGICEETLGEVVGHDRVIGCVVGWGATMNSPGELEMTSGGEFIIGTLDKRPEPKLQAIKEIFDQVVPCHISENILGSLYAKLIVNSCITSLGAICGLYMGQMLADRKIRNIFIDIMHEAMAVADAMDLHVETLGGRMNYYRFMAGSGTLAQLRRHLMIRLIGFKYRRLKSSSLQSLERGKPTEIDYLNGYITDKARKLNVPVPVNDKVIRMIKEIEAGNRSISPENFENF
- a CDS encoding NifB/NifX family molybdenum-iron cluster-binding protein, with protein sequence MKIAISSTGQSLQDSLDPRFGRCAGFVIYDSDSQTSSFLSNSQQQNLPGGAGIQVAKMIANEGVDVIITGQIGPKAMQALSQTQIQVFSSSAGTVQEAVEAWQRNQLPPISTATGQPGSGMGMGGGGGKRGRGPGQGGRGMGGGARGRGPGQGGQGLGGGGQGKGPGQGGRGQGGGGGA